The following coding sequences are from one Verrucosispora sp. WMMD573 window:
- a CDS encoding glycosyltransferase family 2 protein, which yields MPDVSVVIPTTGRPSLAEAVASARAQVGVSVQVVVVCDLARVPDGVAAMRGQIDEIVCTGGGRRGSHARNLGVRHAAPDSHVAFLDDDDAWLPGKLAAQLPVLERLAAENWLPVVSSRTLQRRAGGAPLPTAVPATLIDDGQRPEDYLFRRRQLGVGRQSLPTSTLLTTMDLARRCPWDESLPRHQDWDWLIRAARIPGVRIVQVEEATAIYTVGSPGSVSAGADWRTSWSWARRWEGVWAPETFSDFIAAQTLRYALQARDLAGVREMVAAIRRNATPSARNALIAALGLVPRAALERVAMRRSQSADQATAASTGGSH from the coding sequence ATGCCGGACGTTTCGGTAGTCATCCCGACGACGGGCAGGCCCAGCCTCGCCGAGGCGGTCGCGTCAGCCCGCGCCCAGGTCGGCGTCTCCGTGCAGGTGGTGGTCGTGTGTGATCTCGCCCGCGTGCCGGACGGTGTCGCGGCGATGCGTGGCCAGATCGACGAGATCGTTTGCACCGGCGGTGGGCGACGCGGTTCCCATGCCCGCAACCTCGGTGTCAGGCATGCCGCCCCCGACAGCCACGTGGCCTTTCTTGACGATGATGACGCCTGGCTCCCGGGCAAGTTGGCCGCTCAGTTGCCGGTCCTGGAGCGGCTGGCGGCAGAGAACTGGCTGCCCGTGGTGTCATCGCGGACGTTGCAACGCAGGGCGGGCGGCGCTCCGTTGCCCACTGCCGTGCCGGCCACGCTGATCGACGACGGCCAACGTCCTGAGGATTACCTCTTCCGCCGACGGCAGCTGGGCGTCGGGCGTCAATCGCTACCCACGTCGACGCTGCTTACCACCATGGACCTCGCTCGGCGGTGCCCATGGGACGAGTCGCTGCCCCGGCACCAGGACTGGGACTGGCTGATCCGGGCGGCCCGGATCCCCGGGGTGAGGATCGTGCAGGTCGAGGAGGCGACCGCCATCTACACCGTGGGCAGCCCCGGGTCGGTCTCAGCCGGTGCTGACTGGCGGACCTCCTGGTCGTGGGCGCGCCGCTGGGAGGGGGTGTGGGCACCTGAGACCTTCTCCGACTTCATCGCCGCCCAGACGCTGCGGTACGCGCTACAGGCCCGGGATCTGGCCGGAGTACGGGAGATGGTCGCCGCCATCCGCCGCAACGCGACGCCGTCTGCGCGCAACGCGCTGATCGCGGCTCTCGGGCTCGTGCCGCGTGCCGCCCTCGAACGGGTGGCGATGCGCCGATCGCAGTCCGCCGACCAGGCCACAGCTGCTTCGACGGGCGGGTCCCACTGA
- a CDS encoding PDGLE domain-containing protein — protein MKKWGFLVGGLLVALLLAGVVSNFASSHPDGLDSSLREGCTFDADDEITGGSCPAQQEREHEIGGPLADYGITGIDHEFLSTGLAGVLGVLLTFAVAGGGFWLVRRREPAAQDATGAERTDPATTSGG, from the coding sequence GTGAAGAAGTGGGGTTTCCTCGTGGGCGGGCTCCTCGTCGCCCTGCTGCTGGCCGGAGTGGTCAGCAACTTCGCTTCGTCGCATCCGGACGGGCTGGACTCGTCGCTGCGGGAGGGCTGCACCTTCGACGCCGACGACGAGATCACCGGCGGCAGTTGCCCGGCGCAGCAGGAGCGGGAGCACGAGATCGGTGGACCGCTTGCCGACTACGGCATCACGGGCATCGACCACGAATTCCTCTCCACCGGGCTCGCCGGCGTGCTGGGCGTACTGCTCACCTTCGCGGTGGCCGGCGGCGGCTTCTGGCTGGTCCGCCGCCGGGAGCCGGCGGCGCAGGACGCGACCGGGGCGGAGCGCACCGACCCGGCCACCACGAGCGGCGGGTAG
- a CDS encoding MOSC N-terminal beta barrel domain-containing protein, giving the protein MRLSGITTYPVKGCRGLVHDAAVVQPWGLKDDRRWMLVDAAGVGVTQREVTALARVDARPGPDGLLLRADGQPELVVPVPTDVPPVAVRTFRRRVLTVDALPAGPAADAWFGAVLDRPVRLVRLARPARHVPRGDRKYDPGDQVSFADAYPVLLTSTASLAVLGDWLVADGAQPVPMTRFRPNLVVDGAPAWAEDEWVGRGLRIGSVRFRAADLSARCLVISIDQETGVRGREPLRTLARHRNIDRKLLFGLNLVPLEAGEVKLGDPVELCD; this is encoded by the coding sequence GTGCGGCTGAGCGGCATCACCACCTATCCGGTCAAGGGCTGCCGTGGCCTCGTCCACGACGCGGCCGTCGTACAGCCGTGGGGGCTTAAGGACGACCGACGCTGGATGCTTGTCGACGCCGCCGGGGTCGGCGTCACCCAGCGTGAGGTCACGGCACTGGCCCGGGTGGACGCCCGCCCCGGCCCCGACGGGCTGCTGCTGCGCGCCGACGGCCAGCCCGAGCTGGTGGTGCCGGTACCGACCGACGTCCCGCCGGTTGCGGTGCGGACCTTCCGCAGGCGGGTGCTGACTGTCGACGCGCTGCCCGCCGGCCCGGCCGCCGACGCCTGGTTCGGCGCGGTGCTCGACCGGCCGGTCCGGCTGGTCCGGCTGGCTCGCCCGGCCCGGCACGTCCCGCGCGGCGACCGGAAGTACGACCCCGGTGACCAGGTCAGCTTCGCCGACGCGTACCCGGTGCTGCTGACCAGCACGGCGTCGCTGGCCGTGCTCGGCGACTGGCTCGTCGCGGATGGTGCGCAACCGGTGCCGATGACCCGCTTCCGGCCGAACCTCGTGGTCGACGGCGCTCCTGCCTGGGCGGAGGACGAGTGGGTCGGGCGCGGGCTGCGGATCGGGTCCGTCCGCTTCCGCGCCGCCGACCTATCGGCCCGCTGTCTGGTCATCAGCATCGACCAGGAGACTGGGGTACGCGGCCGGGAGCCGCTGCGTACCCTGGCCCGGCACCGGAACATCGATCGCAAGCTCCTGTTCGGACTCAACCTGGTGCCGCTGGAGGCGGGTGAGGTGAAGCTCGGCGACCCGGTGGAACTGTGCGACTGA
- a CDS encoding expansin EXLX1 family cellulose-binding protein — translation MTDGIDGPADQATTQRSALRRWLAGGAVATLATVVGLSLALRSGAAPACAAPARPVAALPAVGALLAPPAAGTLHKGKATFYDSKGAGGNCSYPAAPADRRYVALGPSEYADGAACGGYLEVTGPKGTVRVMVMDQCPECAPGHLDLSREAFARIADPVRGIVDVSYRLVIDPTLSGPLTFRIKEGASQWWFAVLVAGHGNPLRSVEVRQGGSGPWRAAARESYNYWLIDSGAGPGPYQLRVTDTRGHRVTAAGIRMAPGKVQRSSVRMYGGSSLGSVAATATPSKRPKPSASASTRASARPTPSVAVPIDATASVESTGVDAFAAAPPAAPSPACG, via the coding sequence GTGACCGACGGAATCGACGGCCCCGCCGACCAGGCAACGACTCAGCGTTCCGCGCTGCGTCGTTGGCTGGCCGGCGGGGCGGTGGCAACTCTCGCCACGGTCGTCGGGCTCAGCCTCGCCCTCCGTTCCGGTGCCGCGCCGGCCTGCGCCGCACCGGCCCGTCCGGTTGCCGCGCTCCCGGCTGTCGGCGCGCTGCTCGCCCCGCCCGCCGCCGGCACCCTCCACAAGGGAAAGGCCACCTTCTACGACTCGAAGGGCGCGGGCGGGAACTGCTCCTACCCCGCCGCGCCGGCCGACCGACGCTACGTCGCGCTCGGCCCGTCCGAGTACGCCGACGGTGCCGCCTGCGGCGGGTACCTGGAGGTGACCGGCCCGAAGGGCACCGTACGGGTCATGGTGATGGACCAGTGCCCCGAGTGCGCTCCCGGCCATCTCGACCTGTCCCGGGAGGCCTTCGCCCGCATCGCCGACCCGGTGCGCGGCATCGTCGACGTCAGCTACCGGCTGGTCATCGACCCGACGCTGTCCGGCCCGCTCACCTTCCGGATCAAGGAGGGCGCGTCGCAGTGGTGGTTCGCCGTGCTGGTTGCCGGCCACGGCAATCCGCTGCGTTCGGTCGAGGTGCGTCAGGGCGGTTCGGGGCCGTGGCGGGCGGCCGCGCGGGAGAGCTACAACTACTGGCTGATCGACTCTGGTGCCGGGCCCGGGCCGTACCAGCTCCGGGTCACCGACACCAGGGGGCACCGGGTCACCGCTGCGGGCATCCGGATGGCGCCGGGGAAGGTGCAGCGCAGCTCCGTCCGGATGTACGGAGGCAGCTCACTCGGGTCGGTCGCGGCCACCGCGACGCCGTCGAAGCGGCCGAAACCGTCCGCCAGCGCGTCGACGCGTGCCTCGGCCCGGCCGACGCCGTCGGTCGCGGTGCCGATCGACGCGACCGCGTCGGTCGAGTCGACCGGGGTTGACGCGTTCGCTGCCGCGCCGCCCGCCGCGCCCTCGCCCGCCTGCGGCTGA
- a CDS encoding energy-coupling factor ABC transporter permease: protein METLAMHISNGIINGPVAAVFAVIALAAMAYCVMRGRQDLDDRLAPMAGLVAAFIFAVQMLNFPIFTAGVSGHLLGGALAAMLVGPWVGALCVAVVLVVQALVFGDGGVAMLGLNITNMAVIGIAVAYLLVALLLRVLPRTPAGLAVTAFVSALVSVVVAALGFVLQYQLGGTTDLGGNLAGLAGTMAVSHLFIGIGEGLITATTVVTVAKVRPDLVYALRALKPAAPAAVPTVGGVR, encoded by the coding sequence GTGGAAACCCTGGCGATGCACATCTCCAACGGCATCATCAACGGTCCGGTCGCCGCGGTCTTCGCGGTGATCGCGTTGGCGGCGATGGCGTACTGCGTCATGCGTGGCCGGCAGGACCTGGACGACCGGCTGGCGCCGATGGCCGGCCTGGTCGCCGCGTTCATCTTCGCCGTGCAGATGCTCAACTTTCCGATCTTCACCGCCGGGGTCAGTGGCCACTTGCTCGGCGGTGCGCTCGCCGCCATGCTGGTCGGGCCCTGGGTCGGCGCGCTCTGCGTGGCGGTGGTGCTGGTGGTGCAGGCTCTCGTCTTCGGTGACGGCGGCGTGGCCATGCTCGGGCTCAACATCACCAACATGGCCGTCATCGGCATCGCCGTGGCATACCTGCTCGTCGCGCTGCTGCTCCGGGTGCTGCCACGCACCCCGGCCGGGTTGGCGGTCACCGCCTTCGTCTCCGCGCTGGTAAGCGTGGTCGTCGCGGCGCTGGGCTTCGTCTTGCAGTACCAGCTCGGCGGCACCACCGACCTCGGCGGCAACCTGGCCGGCCTGGCCGGCACCATGGCCGTGTCCCACCTGTTCATCGGCATCGGCGAGGGGCTGATCACGGCCACCACCGTGGTCACCGTGGCGAAGGTCCGCCCCGACCTGGTGTACGCGCTACGCGCCCTGAAGCCGGCCGCGCCGGCGGCCGTCCCGACCGTCGGAGGTGTCCGGTGA
- the bcp gene encoding thioredoxin-dependent thiol peroxidase, with amino-acid sequence MTAPTRLSPGDPAPGFSLPTDTGGQLALADLRGRKVILYAYPAAMTPGCTKQACDFRDSLASLQAAGYEVVGISPDKPEKLAKFRDRDAITFPLVADTDKTVLTAYGAYGEKQMYGRTVTGVIRSTFVVDEEGRIERALYNVKATGHVAKLRRDLGLD; translated from the coding sequence ATGACCGCACCCACCCGCCTCTCCCCCGGCGACCCCGCGCCCGGGTTCAGCCTGCCCACCGACACCGGCGGGCAGCTCGCCCTGGCCGACCTGCGCGGTCGCAAGGTCATCCTGTACGCCTACCCCGCCGCGATGACGCCCGGCTGCACCAAGCAGGCCTGCGACTTCCGCGACTCGTTGGCCTCGTTGCAGGCCGCCGGATACGAGGTGGTGGGCATCTCACCGGACAAGCCGGAGAAGCTGGCGAAGTTCCGCGACCGCGACGCGATCACCTTTCCGCTGGTCGCGGACACCGACAAGACGGTGCTGACCGCCTACGGCGCGTACGGCGAGAAGCAGATGTACGGCCGCACCGTCACCGGCGTGATCCGCTCCACCTTCGTCGTCGACGAGGAGGGCCGGATCGAACGGGCGCTCTACAACGTCAAGGCCACCGGCCACGTCGCCAAGCTGCGCCGCGACCTCGGCCTGGACTGA
- a CDS encoding sugar transferase: MLTAPVDVVALLSPLAVTQQHWRGTLAMTVLTVGAFATGGLYRARRHVSILDELPSLCGRLLATAAVVAIIAALRHDSPAYLVGFIRGVAMAAVLVIVGRLVTREAATLARRRRWVEHNAIVIGAGATAVEVARLLRRYPRYGLRFVGHVDSSPPSDTQPAPTIGTLDQLPQLVRLAECDVLVIADPQCPEPALMEVLRHPVVAGCDLWAVPRLWGSRSHGDHIGAIPIVRVGDTTLSGPRWALKRSSDVTFAAVALLLLSPILLLCAALVLMDGGRGVFFYQERIGRHGRPFNIIKFRTMRPLDEHESQTNWSIAHDRRVSPIGRLLRRTSLDELPQLWNILKGDMSVVGPRPERPYFVQKFSAEYPSYAMRHRVPVGLTGLAQVSGLRGDTPISDRARFDNYYIENWSLWLDAKVLLRTVAEVFRGGGR; this comes from the coding sequence ATGTTGACGGCACCGGTCGACGTCGTCGCGTTGCTGTCCCCGCTTGCCGTCACCCAGCAGCATTGGCGCGGCACTCTCGCCATGACCGTGCTGACCGTGGGGGCTTTCGCCACCGGAGGGCTCTATCGGGCCCGTCGTCACGTCAGCATCCTCGACGAGTTGCCCAGCCTCTGCGGTCGGCTGCTGGCCACCGCGGCCGTGGTGGCCATCATCGCCGCGCTGCGACATGATTCACCGGCATATCTGGTCGGCTTCATCCGCGGTGTGGCCATGGCCGCCGTCCTGGTGATCGTCGGGCGACTCGTGACGCGGGAGGCGGCCACCCTCGCCCGCCGGCGCCGCTGGGTGGAGCACAACGCGATCGTCATTGGCGCCGGTGCGACCGCCGTGGAGGTCGCTCGGCTGCTACGCCGGTATCCCCGCTACGGGCTGCGGTTCGTCGGGCATGTCGACAGTTCCCCTCCGTCGGACACGCAACCCGCTCCGACCATCGGCACCCTCGACCAGCTACCCCAGCTCGTACGGCTGGCCGAGTGCGATGTCTTGGTCATCGCCGATCCACAGTGCCCGGAACCCGCGCTGATGGAGGTCCTGCGTCACCCGGTGGTGGCCGGATGCGATCTGTGGGCAGTCCCCCGGCTCTGGGGCTCACGCTCCCATGGCGACCACATCGGAGCCATTCCCATCGTGCGGGTCGGTGACACCACGCTGTCCGGGCCACGCTGGGCGCTGAAGCGCAGCTCGGATGTGACGTTCGCCGCCGTGGCTCTACTTCTGCTGAGCCCGATCCTGCTGCTCTGCGCAGCGCTCGTACTCATGGACGGCGGTCGCGGCGTCTTCTTCTACCAGGAACGGATCGGCCGGCACGGGCGGCCGTTCAATATCATCAAGTTCCGCACCATGCGACCGCTCGATGAGCACGAGTCCCAGACCAACTGGTCGATCGCGCACGACCGGCGGGTGTCCCCCATCGGGCGCCTTCTGCGCCGCACCTCCCTCGATGAGCTGCCTCAACTGTGGAACATCCTCAAGGGCGACATGAGTGTCGTCGGACCACGACCGGAACGTCCGTACTTTGTCCAGAAGTTCTCCGCGGAGTACCCGAGCTATGCGATGCGTCACCGGGTTCCGGTTGGCCTGACCGGTCTCGCGCAGGTCAGTGGCCTGCGCGGAGACACCCCGATCTCCGACCGTGCCCGGTTCGACAACTATTACATCGAGAACTGGTCGCTCTGGTTGGACGCCAAGGTGCTGCTGCGAACCGTGGCCGAGGTGTTCCGCGGCGGTGGTCGCTGA
- the cbiQ gene encoding cobalt ECF transporter T component CbiQ produces the protein MGAGHADVLYRASESSVHRLPPEVKIAAMVAFTIAVVATPREALWAFGAYALLIAAVAALARVNARWLLLRSTIELPFVLFAFALPFLGAGERVDVAGLHLSVDGLYGAWNIIAKGTLGVWASLLLAATTSTRDLIVGLDRLRCPQILTQIATFMLRYLDVLVGEARRMRVARISRGDDPRFVWQLRGFAAGIGALFLRAFERGERVYLAMLSRGYTGRLPTVWQATSVATTGQWLMAATVPVLAGTVAATAAVLT, from the coding sequence GTGGGGGCCGGGCACGCCGACGTGCTGTACCGGGCGTCCGAATCGTCGGTGCACCGGCTACCACCGGAGGTCAAGATCGCGGCGATGGTGGCGTTCACCATCGCCGTGGTCGCCACCCCCCGCGAGGCGCTCTGGGCCTTCGGCGCGTACGCCCTGCTGATCGCGGCCGTCGCGGCGCTGGCCCGGGTGAACGCCCGCTGGCTGCTGCTCCGATCGACCATCGAGCTGCCGTTCGTGCTCTTCGCCTTCGCCCTGCCGTTCCTCGGCGCGGGCGAGCGGGTGGACGTGGCCGGGCTGCACCTGTCGGTCGACGGTCTCTACGGCGCGTGGAACATCATCGCCAAGGGCACCCTCGGGGTGTGGGCGTCGCTGCTGCTGGCGGCGACCACCAGCACCCGTGACCTGATCGTGGGGCTGGACCGGCTGCGCTGCCCGCAGATCCTCACCCAGATCGCCACCTTCATGCTGCGCTACCTCGACGTGCTGGTCGGCGAGGCACGGCGGATGCGGGTCGCCCGGATCTCCCGGGGCGACGACCCGCGCTTCGTGTGGCAGCTGCGCGGCTTCGCCGCCGGCATCGGGGCGTTGTTCCTGCGCGCCTTCGAGCGCGGCGAACGGGTCTACCTGGCGATGCTGTCGCGCGGCTACACCGGTCGCCTGCCGACGGTGTGGCAGGCGACCTCGGTGGCGACGACCGGGCAGTGGCTGATGGCGGCCACCGTGCCGGTCCTGGCGGGCACCGTCGCCGCCACGGCCGCCGTCCTGACATGA
- a CDS encoding LCP family protein produces MSSGEQAGTTSPEQTLPTGDNDGSEKIGGPAGKPRRRWLRITLIVLLVLSLLGVGAVVASGFYLKSVESDIERVDAFDNVPEETRPEVVVKGALNILILGSDSRDPESTGGSRADTIILAHVPKDRSTSQLISIPRDTWVAVPRSKEGRGGRDAKINAAYAWGGLPLMVQTVEQYTKVRIDHVMLVDFAGFKEIIDALGGIDVTSEKRFTSIHPPFRTFEQGRQRLDGAAALDFSRQRKQFADGDFTRIKHQQQVIKAILDEAASGGILTNPARLNSFVRATSSSVSVDRDMSLVDMAMELRSLRGNDLTFMTNPTRGTGRVGNESVVLADPERARQFYEAVRRDSVEDILQSGKSG; encoded by the coding sequence ATGTCGAGTGGAGAGCAGGCGGGGACCACCTCCCCGGAGCAGACCCTGCCGACGGGGGACAACGACGGTTCGGAGAAGATCGGCGGGCCGGCAGGAAAGCCGCGCCGCCGGTGGCTGCGGATCACGCTGATCGTGCTGCTGGTGCTGTCGCTGCTCGGCGTGGGTGCCGTGGTGGCGAGCGGCTTCTATCTCAAGTCCGTCGAGTCGGACATCGAGCGGGTCGACGCGTTCGACAACGTACCCGAGGAGACCCGACCCGAGGTGGTCGTCAAGGGTGCCTTGAACATCCTCATCCTGGGCAGCGACTCCCGCGACCCAGAGAGCACCGGTGGCTCCCGAGCGGACACCATCATTCTGGCGCACGTGCCGAAGGACCGGTCCACCTCGCAGCTGATCTCGATCCCCCGCGACACCTGGGTCGCCGTGCCCCGCTCGAAGGAGGGCCGGGGAGGGCGCGATGCGAAGATCAACGCCGCGTACGCCTGGGGTGGACTGCCGCTGATGGTGCAGACCGTGGAGCAGTACACCAAGGTCCGGATCGATCACGTCATGTTGGTGGACTTCGCCGGATTCAAGGAGATCATCGACGCTCTCGGCGGCATCGACGTCACCTCGGAAAAGCGTTTCACCTCGATCCATCCTCCGTTCCGCACCTTTGAGCAGGGCAGGCAGCGGCTCGACGGTGCGGCCGCCCTCGACTTCTCCCGCCAGCGCAAGCAGTTCGCCGACGGCGACTTCACCCGGATCAAGCATCAGCAGCAGGTAATCAAGGCGATCCTCGACGAGGCCGCCTCCGGCGGCATCCTGACAAACCCCGCCCGGCTCAATTCTTTCGTACGCGCCACGTCGAGCTCAGTCTCTGTTGATCGGGACATGTCGCTTGTGGACATGGCGATGGAGTTGCGGAGCCTGCGGGGAAACGATCTGACCTTCATGACCAATCCGACCAGGGGAACGGGCCGGGTCGGCAACGAGAGCGTGGTCCTCGCCGATCCGGAAAGGGCGAGGCAGTTCTACGAAGCTGTGCGGCGTGACTCAGTCGAGGACATCCTCCAAAGCGGAAAGTCGGGCTGA
- a CDS encoding GNAT family N-acetyltransferase, whose product MSLRFVLNPELTTELREQIVALWVDVTNAGGAVGFVAPVTADEVRTIADPTLMGIADGPDRLLLGYDGHRLVAMAILTDPRFHLKPHLRVLTRVMVHPDTQGRGFGEALMREAERVARRLGLAALHVTVRDGLGLDRFYQRLGYRVVGRWPAAIRVAPGDDRDEILMWLGLTADRQDQHTSA is encoded by the coding sequence GTGAGCCTACGCTTCGTCCTCAACCCCGAACTGACCACTGAGCTGCGCGAACAGATCGTCGCGCTCTGGGTCGACGTGACGAATGCCGGCGGCGCGGTCGGCTTCGTGGCACCGGTCACCGCCGACGAGGTCCGCACCATCGCCGACCCGACGCTGATGGGCATCGCGGACGGGCCGGACCGGTTGCTGCTGGGCTACGACGGCCACCGGCTGGTCGCCATGGCGATCCTCACCGATCCCCGATTCCACCTGAAGCCGCACCTGCGGGTACTCACCCGGGTGATGGTGCATCCGGACACGCAGGGGCGTGGTTTCGGCGAGGCGCTGATGCGCGAGGCCGAACGGGTGGCCCGCCGCCTCGGGCTGGCCGCGCTGCACGTCACAGTGCGCGACGGGCTCGGGCTCGACCGGTTCTACCAACGGCTCGGGTACCGGGTGGTGGGTCGTTGGCCCGCGGCGATCCGGGTCGCCCCCGGCGATGACCGCGACGAGATCCTGATGTGGCTCGGCCTGACGGCCGACCGACAGGATCAACACACCAGCGCCTGA